The segment TCCACAGCACATATTGCTACCTTGGCCAACTGGAAATTTCCCTGCTTTCTACTTGTCACGTATACAGGATGCATAAAGGATCCTGTTTTGTACCCTGCAACACCCTCCAGCTGTACAGTGGAGGCAATCAGAAGGGTTTTTAAGTTTGAGTTACTAACCCTTTCTAGATAGTCCTTTGCAAAACTTTCAAATCCTGGGCTTCTCAGGTACCACTGAATGCTCAGTGCCAAGAGTCTGTAAACAGGAATGGCCCTGAGGGgaaattttttcaaaatttataaaaaaaatatgcttaaaGATTAGGACTTACTGGCAGGGTTAGGGCCTGAGGGTAAAAACGTCTTTTTCACATGAAacttgaaaaacatttctgcagtgctAAAACACAACCAGTGTGAAACTCAGTTCTGCCCTATTAAAGAAGCAAAGAGCTTCTTTAATGAAGCTCTTCATTCTGAGGCAAAGCCCAACTGACAGATGGAGCGAGGGgatccctgccctctgctcagtgctgctgaggccacacctgcagggctgtgctgtgtcctggaCTCCCCTGTATGGAAGACATGAACACACTGGAGAGAGGGCAACAAGGGGCCACAAGGATgatgaagggaaaagaaaccatCTCTTCCtacagggaaaggctgagggagcttCTTCAGCCAGAAGAAGGGGCAGCTTGGGGGATCTCACCCACCTCGACAAACACCTTGAGGGAGAgtgccaagaggatggagccaggctcttcccagTGGTACCCAGTGACAGGGACAGAAGTCCTGCTGACACTAGCAAACACCAAGTGACACAGGGTGTGATTCCCTCcaaacatcaggaaacactGTGAAGCTGCCCAAGcactggcagaggctgcccagagagacggtggagtctccatccttgaaGGTATTCAAAAGTCATAAGGACATGGTCCTGGGCAAGTGGCTCTGGGTGGCCCTCCTTGAGCAGGgtgttggaccagatgatctccagaggtcccatTCACCCTCAATTTCTCTGTAACTCTGTGAAAACCTCCTTTCAACTGAGCCATCTGCAAAGCAGGGGTCAGTTTTGTCTTGCTGGCTGGTTACACTCATAGTGCTGCATACAGGCTGAAGACCTAATTCCTCCTTCTATCTGCTCACAGTGGTACATAATCATGCTAAATCCCCAACTGCCACACAACACCTTGAACAGCTGGCATTATACTTTGAACTACCACATTTGGTTGAAACTGAattgcacagaaatatttggggttttttttccactggaaaggAATGAAATGTCTCTGCACTATACAGCTTTCCTGCCTTAAACATGAAATCACTGAAGTAAAAACCTTAttgcagaaataattatttcactAACTTATAATTTTCTTACAGTGCATTTTGTTAGACTCTTGGAAGTCTTCATCATCTTTGTTAATTTTATCAGGACTTAGTGTAAACATCAAAATATTATCATCCAAATACCAGCTCAGATTCTCATCAAATACTGTAGCAAGTAGAAAGAACTCCAtgttcacatttttctgttgaGAAGAAATAGTAGAAGGGAAAATAGAAATGAATGAACAGAAattgtcaggggaaaaaatcctatGTTGTAATAATTAATGAGTACAAGTCACAAGATAGAGTAAATGCATACATTGATACTTCGTTCTGATCATCTCAAAGCTCTGTAATTGCTGTATCTGGTAACTAAGTATCTACTGCTAATGTTCGTTCTATCAGCAGGGGCTCCCTCTGGAAGTGAGTTTGTATTTGATCTTTAAAATCTCTACATTTTCCTAGAGATTCTCATCATAGCTGAGACTTGaatgccagcagctgctcatgACAATGGTGTTTTCACATAGCATAGTGGTTTTCTATCTGGAGCCAGATTGAAAACCAACCCCACTTTCTTCATGTTGTTAATTCCCCTTAGGACATCAGTGAAACTGTAATGTGGAGCGGAGGTGGTGCAGTCTGAGAAGAGAAAGCAGATTCAGCGGCGACAATgcaaatgtttccatttttcttctttgactGACCTGTTtcccagaggaaagcagagctcccTTCCTGCACACGAGGAGAGGACCCACAAGGCCAGAACTGGTGTCTCTGACTGCATCCACAGCTGAGTAATAAAGCCAGGTTAAACAGTCTGGGTCCTGCTCTGTGGGACCCACATCTTCTGGCACGTCCCATTCGTATGTGAATGTGGTGCCGGGACTCACATGAGAGGCTGGAGATTCGGTACCTATTAAAGAAATCAGCATTGGGAATTACACCAAGTGcacattctttcttttctcccctgtAGCACTGGGCAGGTGAGACAGTGCCCAGGTCTGAGCCCCTCACCGGTGCCAAAGCGTGCCCCGGCGCCGCTCCTGCCGTGGCTCACGCCGTGGGGCTGGATGCTGAACGGGCGGCTGGCGTTGTTCCGGAACGTCACCCTGATGCGCTCACCCACTTCAGCCCTGATCACCGGTCCTGGAAAAGTGTACACGGCCCAATTATGGGATATTTCTATCAAACGGTCACCCTGAATTTATGGCATTCAGTGGCTGCCTGCTTTTTCCCTTGCACAAGGAATGCCCCTGGGCCTCTGTGGCCGCAGACCAGGTCCCTGGCACAGGACCTGAATcacacagcagcccagcagcaacTGTTCAGTTCACGTGGAGGCCCAGTGACTTTCAGGACAGTTCCCTCCCTTTGGAAAGCGAATTACAGGCATTAGCACCAACCCATGCCAGAAGCAGCAAGGTTATCAATAGAACTAGATCTGCCTAGCCTGGCCTTGTAATTAAGCGCCTGATCTTTGGAGACCACGGCATGCTCCTACAGGGAAGCTGGGTACCATGACAGTGTTGCATTCTAGAGCTTCTTTACACCTTGGGGGAAACCACAGGCACTGGCGACTGCTGGAGGCGGGGAGAGCCAAGGGCTTCTCCTTGGAGGTGGGGGCAGTGCTCACTGACCAGTGGAAGTGATTGTTTACTCTCATAAATCTTTGACACAAAAAAATTTTAGACTCTCTTACCTAGGAGTCCAAGGTGTGCTTCCTCTGCAAGCCTTTTTTTATGTTCAGTGAAAGAACCGTCTGTGTATTCTTTGTAAATTGCTTTTTTGTAGGAGCCACCAATTCTTGTCTCACTTTGTTCAAAAAAGATGTGAGATTCACTGTGTAAAAGAAATTGCGAAGTTCTCAGTTGTAAAAAAGCAGTCGGACCTCAACCCTGTTTTCAGAGCTATGGCATGCTGAGTTTGTCTTTTGGGCTTCTTTTCAGTGGTATGGTCACACACTTATATGCAGTGACATAGAAGATGTGCAGGAATCCATTATCCTTCACTAACTTCTCCTTAAGAAAAAGCCactgtgctgagctgcccttACAAAGCCAGTATGCTTAGAGACTCAATAACGATGATTTCTAGTCAACATTTCATAATCTTGAATTTGctcttcttttaattaaaagttacaAATATTCAACAGGAACAGATATAAACAGCAAGAATATGTACCATCTATATACAAAGTTAGAAGATTCAGTTAACCCTTCTACTCTTTAAGAAAGGAcctttcagtgttttccaaGCACTGTTCAAACATTGAACTGTGCCTCATTGCTTGTGGAAGAGCAAGCAGGTGAAAAACTTGAGGAATCAATCATTCAGCGTATCCAGGTCGTAAGTATGTAAACACAGCATAAAGGGCAAAGCTATCTCATGCAATCTGTTTCCTGCATGAGATGCCATTAGCATGAGTTTCATCATCTGAAGCAGTGGTCATGATCTCCTGTTTAGTTCCCTTACTCAGAATAATCAACCATCTTGAATAATCAGGGGTCACAGCCTATGTATGACATAATAATTATTCCCAATGAAATGACTAACATAGCAGAAAAATTTAAGGTAAGGttacaaggaaaacaaatgacCTAATGTGGTCTGATATTTATTCTAGCACTAATATTTAAGCACAGATGAGGACAATGAGCAATTATGCTTGAAAGACAGTTCTACCATATGGCTTACCTTATTAAGCATGcttaaataaattcttcttggaaaataaaacttctttaaTTAGTGGCATTTACCTGTCAACAATTAATTCTTGTCCTGTAAAATGGTTCACTGCAGATGGGCCATAATTCCAGATGATCTCTTCAGCAGCAAGGAAGTACTGTCTTATCTTTGTACTCTCACTGTGACTGGGTGTGGATTTCTTGCAATCTTCTACTTTAAAAAGGGCCTGCATACCAcctgagaaaaaaagaggtAGAGAAACCTAGGGAGAAGgaactgcattttgttttctctttcccagcaTCCAACAGCTCTTCTGTTCCCTGGACAATTCCCACACCATTGATGGATATCACAAAGTGGAAGATAAATGCTATAAAAGAAGGTGTGTCAGCTGAGCTAGGATGTAGAAGCACAGCCCTGGTATCCACAGCAGGCAGACAGGAGTGGTAAAGGGCATTCTGCTTGTTAATGGATGCATTCTTGCTCTGGCATGGCAAAGAAGATTAGGGTAGAGTGGACACAGCGCTGTCCATGAGCCATTCAGCCAAGGTGTTCAGACTGACCATCCTCTATCTAAATGTAATCAACAACTTACTTGTGGAACTCCCAAGTCTGCATCCTAAGGGAAGCAGTTAGCAAATCTGCTTGCTGGAGGCACAAATAATATAGTGAAGAGAGCTCTTTTACAGCTATAAATCAGGCCAATTTTTAGGGTTTAAGTCTTGGCCAGAATGCCACAGCCATATCAGGATATTGCGTGATCTGATAAAGCTTGGAACCTCTGTGTAATTGAATCTGTAGATTActcactttttattttggagTTTTCAAATCTTGGAGAAtgattttcagttctgtgttcTTTCCCACTTCTGTAAAATATCACTTCTCTCACTTACAGGAATATAGATCATTCAAAAGCCTGGAATTAACTTCTAAGTATTTAATATGGctattaaaactgaaaatacaggataatacagggaagagaaaagatcATCTCTGGTTATTCATGAATGCACTCTCCAGAACTTGTATCTGTCAGCAGCCAAGTTAGCCTGCCTGTTCTGTGCCCCTTGTCAAAGATGGAATGAGCCCCAACATTTTTGTTGGCAAACAGAAAATGGTGGTTGGTTATCTCCAGCAGGAGGCAAACATCATGCTGGTTTTTTGCCCAAAGGTGAAGCTTGCAAAAATGCAGCTGGGCTAATTGCTGTCAGCTGATGATGATGTCCATTAGAGAAAAGAATCCCTTGattcctgtggctgcaggctcAAACCCATCTAATGCACTTGTAGGCATTTCAATTACTCTGAGAGTTTTTTTACCTAGAGGAGAATATTGCTTGGCATATCACCAGGTCAAGAGCCCTGCAAAAGTGACTCAGTAAACTCTTAACTGAagctaaaaaaaatctgatgacTGAAACTTGAACTGTACCTTTGATGTGGTCATTCACTtggcagctgagcagccacTCCCCAGGGCTCCTTGGGACCATGACAGCATCAATGAACGTGGCTGGGAAGAGGCTGATGGTGTCAACCCGATGATGTCTTTCTATTAAAGTCTGTCCATGAAAGTAGGCTGAATGGATATCAGCTTCATTACCCATGCCAAAAAGATGCCATTTTATCTTATCTTCCACGCACATTGTGAGGTTTGGGAGGTATCCATACATGTATCCATTGATtgctaaaataaatttgttatttattaCAGTTAATTTCACAGACCCTAGGATGTTTTCTTCAAATGCAGGTATCATACAACCATTGCTCTATTCTTCAAAATAGAAAGAGCTTCAAAAGAAAGCTCCACACCTTTGGAAATCACTGCCAGTATCGGACACATAGTTCCTCTACATAGCTATGATTCTGGAATACATGCCAGAGCCAGAGATATCTGATTTGTTTACACTAACAGTAAGAACTGTTTTTCTAAACTATGAAATTATAGTACAGAGCTCAGGActaagaaacagaacaaaaaaacacaaCTCTGTTTAGAATGCCTGAGAAAATTACACTATGAAGAGCTTCATGGCCCCTAAGAATTTTATATCACAACTGCAAAGATTTGATTGCACAATACTTGGCAtctcttttacattttaaaatttttatttaaaagaatctGTCTGAATCCTCTAAGAAATATCCCcgattcaaaaaaaaaaaaaaaaaattctacaattCATCTTTAAAAgagacaagacagaaaaatattacttcATGAGATCAGTGACAAGAAACATTGATATAATGTTCTCTCACAGTGCATTTTATTGCTTTCCTGGAAGTCCTCATCATCTTTGTTCACTTTGGAAGGCTCAAAACAGTATGTTCTGATATTGTCCTCTAAGTACCAGCTGAGATTTTCATCCACCACAGAAAACATAAGGATAAATTCAGCATCAAAGTGTTGATCAGTGTCCCTATTCATTGTATCTGAAAAACAAAGGGGTATATTCAAAATCTTGGTAActaacattaatattttttgtcagttttaaCTCTAGTCTCAGTGGGGCTGGACCCTGTTTACTTCATGTTTTGACACTTTCCTTGAGCATGACTGTATACATAAACTTATAGACACacttaagaaacaaaaaagcctttttgATAGATTCTATAAAATTACTGAGAATAAATATTGCATGTTAATCTCTTTCTTATATTAGTATTTACAATTCCTTGCACATTGCTAGCATGGCACGTCTCACTCATACGGATTTGTGAACAAAGTAATCTGCAAATTATATTCACTCTCAAACACAAAATCAGACTACTTCCTACATTACTGAAGGCAGCTGAGTGAGAGGACAAAAATCTGTTATTTCAAAATCAATTGTAATCTTCTCCTCTTCCAGGAAGTTATTTCATTGATATTTATCAATGATAATTATCAATCACCTTGCATATGTATTCATTTattcacttatttatttattgcttacCTTTCCTGCAAATTATTAAAGGCCCAACAAGCCCTGAGGCAACATCTCTTGGAGCATCTATGTGGGAGTGGTAAGCCCTGGTTATGCAGTCAGCATCTGCTTTAGCTGGGCCTTGATCTTCTGTCACATCCCACGTGTACGAGTACTGGCCTCCAGGCTCCACAGCATCATCTCGCTTCTGCAAATCTCTGGTGGTGTCAGGATAAAAAGCACCTGAAGAATTCCACACAGCCAGCATCAGCACAACACATTCACAATACCGTGTCAGGATTGCCCCTGCCATGCTGAAAGTTGATTACGTGCTGCAGCAAAATGGACTGAACATCTGAATACAGGTTAAAAACCCACGACTTTTAAATCAGATAAGtagatgttttctttctctttaggAATCTTTTCATTGGCTTTTGAAGTCCATAGGAGTACTTTGACTAATGGCCCATTAAAGTTAGTCCTTAATTTATTTGGAGGGGACCATGTGCTTCTTGTAAAAAGATAATAattcaaatatttgtaaaacatttGTTAAATATTAATCCTGGAAACTGTTCTAAAAAATTGCATATGCCCTGAAGGAATATAGGTGTTGCTGGAATGATagcaacagaaaaaattctgaaaagtgTATGTACTGCTACATAATACATTGTTTTGATCCAACAGAGTCTGTCTCTATCAAGACACATACTAGctgcaatgaaaacaaattactAAGCTGTATCTGTTACCCACTTTAAGAAATTCTTGTGTACCATATATATGTACCATTCTTATATACCATATACATAAATTTAGTGATAAGAATCTGGAGCAGTACGTTATTATTGTTAACAATGTCTTCCTTACAGCACCAAATTTTTATATATCCTCCATACCTGAATCTCTTATATACCTTTATACCCTTATTTTGGTTGAAACACAAATATTCTTATTTCAGGTAAAATGTTGAACTAAAATTGCCTCCTTCAAAAATTCCACTTTTGGCTTTGTATTTTACTCTTGAGAAATTTTCAAACTTAGCTCCTATTTTAAATTGATTGTGTCctaatttaaatctctttttacTTGACCAGTCTTCTCTCTGATGGAAGAGTACCACTTGCACTCAGAGGAATGATTAACTTCTGGTAAATTCTGGTCCAGAATGGAATCAAGCTtaccttcattttcttttgtgtatCTTACACCATGCGGATGCAGCGTGTAGTTTCTGGAAGCAAAGTTTTTCAAGTGAATAGTAATGGAATCTCCAACTTCTCCCTTAATTATAGGACCTAAAAAACCCAGCCAGGAAGGTTTGTCAACTACCACATCATATAAATGATTAGTGTACTGAACGTAGACAGCCTTCTTGTAAGTGTTTCCTATCCTCTGTGGTCCTCTTTTGAGAAAGACTTCAGCCTGCCTgtaaagaaaatacacaaatgCATCTGTCATGTGGTTTTTAATTAATAGTCTCAAATAAAGACCAGgtttctgcagcactgtgcaCAACTACATGCAAGCCTTGTGGTGAAATAAGTTAATACCTCCCaaaaatgcaaagcattttCTACAAGGTGGAGTATTGTTtgagcagaggggaaaggaatTGTAGGTGCCTTGGCAAGTGCAAGTCTGAAGTGTAATTAAAATGCCAGTCCAGAGCTCCACTTGGAGAGAAAAGGCTCAGTTACTATAATTCTGAGTGCACGAGACTCTTGAGCTGCTGCTTAAATCGGACATGTATGGTACAGCTCTTCTTGGACCATTTAAACAGCTACCATGTAGTTGTAGAATATTCCTTCTGCACTGTGTTTTCCCCTGCCCCTATAAACATCAGTCTCTACACAAGCACACCCTCAAAAAGTGtccaggaggagaaggggaatcAGAGAAACTGAAACTAAAAAGTACAGTACAAGGGACTGGCTCCACTGCAAGCATACAACCACTGAAAACCCGAAATTACTGCAGcatgcagcacagagcaggggaaggcagTGAAAGGGCAGGGAACAGCAGTGGCCTGCAGCATCacaacacagctctgcagttctGACAGGACACCCTGCT is part of the Serinus canaria isolate serCan28SL12 chromosome 9, serCan2020, whole genome shotgun sequence genome and harbors:
- the CP gene encoding ceruloplasmin isoform X1; its protein translation is MKPFLLICLLVSCCCHAGAVNREYFIGITETVWNYAPGKASAISGQLFAEEEQAEVFLKRGPQRIGNTYKKAVYVQYTNHLYDVVVDKPSWLGFLGPIIKGEVGDSITIHLKNFASRNYTLHPHGVRYTKENEGAFYPDTTRDLQKRDDAVEPGGQYSYTWDVTEDQGPAKADADCITRAYHSHIDAPRDVASGLVGPLIICRKDTMNRDTDQHFDAEFILMFSVVDENLSWYLEDNIRTYCFEPSKVNKDDEDFQESNKMHSINGYMYGYLPNLTMCVEDKIKWHLFGMGNEADIHSAYFHGQTLIERHHRVDTISLFPATFIDAVMVPRSPGEWLLSCQVNDHIKGGMQALFKVEDCKKSTPSHSESTKIRQYFLAAEEIIWNYGPSAVNHFTGQELIVDSESHIFFEQSETRIGGSYKKAIYKEYTDGSFTEHKKRLAEEAHLGLLGPVIRAEVGERIRVTFRNNASRPFSIQPHGVSHGRSGAGARFGTGTESPASHVSPGTTFTYEWDVPEDVGPTEQDPDCLTWLYYSAVDAVRDTSSGLVGPLLVCRKGALLSSGKQKNVNMEFFLLATVFDENLSWYLDDNILMFTLSPDKINKDDEDFQESNKMHSINGYMYGNQPGLEMCKGSVVSWHLMGLGSEVDVHGIYFSENTFVTKGTRRDTANLFPHTVLTAIMKPDSEGVFEVSCLTADHYTGGMKQNYKVKKCHWWNVDLPMYWHEKIYYIAAVEVEWDYSPNRTWEFERHQYHEESPGNPFLNKDDKFIGSKYKKVVYREYTDQTFSTPKNRAKEQQHLEIQGPLLVSNTGDKIIIIFKNLATRPYSIHAHGVKTDSSVVAATNPGDTKMYVWKIPERSSPGRGDSHCIAWAYHSTVDIVKDTYSGLIGTLVVCHRHYLPSFHTKKEVQFALLFMVFDENESWYLDENIKTYSTNPHLVDKEDEGFLESNKMHAINGKVFGNLHGLTMHVGDNVSWYLMGMGNEIDIHTVHFHGHSFDYKQTGVYRADVFDLFPGTFQTVEMTPQNPGTWLLHCHVTDHIHAGMETTYTVLPKEDKQSLFPRLFNQFKCKGMPGTQE
- the CP gene encoding ceruloplasmin isoform X2, with product MKPFLLICLLVSCCCHAGAVNREYFIGITETVWNYAPGKASAISGQLFAEEEQAEVFLKRGPQRIGNTYKKAVYVQYTNHLYDVVVDKPSWLGFLGPIIKGEVGDSITIHLKNFASRNYTLHPHGVRYTKENEGAFYPDTTRDLQKRDDAVEPGGQYSYTWDVTEDQGPAKADADCITRAYHSHIDAPRDVASGLVGPLIICRKDTMNRDTDQHFDAEFILMFSVVDENLSWYLEDNIRTYCFEPSKVNKDDEDFQESNKMHSINGYMYGYLPNLTMCVEDKIKWHLFGMGNEADIHSAYFHGQTLIERHHRVDTISLFPATFIDAVMVPRSPGEWLLSCQVNDHIKGGMQALFKVEDCKKSTPSHSESTKIRQYFLAAEEIIWNYGPSAVNHFTGQELIVDSESHIFFEQSETRIGGSYKKAIYKEYTDGSFTEHKKRLAEEAHLGLLGPVIRAEVGERIRVTFRNNASRPFSIQPHGVSHGRSGAGARFGTGTESPASHVSPGTTFTYEWDVPEDVGPTEQDPDCLTWLYYSAVDAVRDTSSGLVGPLLVCRKGALLSSGKQKNVNMEFFLLATVFDENLSWYLDDNILMFTLSPDKINKDDEDFQESNKMHSINGYMYGNQPGLEMCKGSVVSWHLMGLGSEVDVHGIYFSENTFVTKGTRRDTANLFPHTVLTAIMKPDSEGVFEVSCLTADHYTGGMKQNYKVKKCHWWNVDLPMYWHEKIYYIAAVEVEWDYSPNRTWEFERHQYHEESPGNPFLNKDDKFIGSKYKKVVYREYTDQTFSTPKNRAKEQQHLEIQGPLLVSNTGDKIIIIFKNLATRPYSIHAHGVKTDSSVVAATNPGHLQRINRHTRCVSQTLPAIISY